The following proteins come from a genomic window of Populus nigra chromosome 6, ddPopNigr1.1, whole genome shotgun sequence:
- the LOC133696816 gene encoding CLAVATA3/ESR (CLE)-related protein 25-like encodes MGCSVSSCSLSFKVLLGGIATVVFVMLLLVGALESGATSKMTTSRLNSVQATQNDLKDDHEKDVIGREKLVYNSELDLNYMMSKRRVPNGPDPIHNRRAGNSKRPPGRA; translated from the exons ATGGGTTGTAGTGTTAGCAGTTGCTCTTTGTCTTTCAAGGTGTTGCTCGGGGGGATTGCAACGGTGGTGTTTGTAATGCTTTTGTTGGTTGGAGCCTTGGAAAGTGGAGCAACGTCCAAAATGACAACCAGCAGGCTAAATAGTGTTCAGGCTACTCAAAATGACCTGAAAGATGATCATGAAAAGGATGTGATAGGAAGAGAGAAGCTTGTTTACAATTCGGAGTTGGATCTCAACTACATGATGAGCAAGAGAAGAGTTCCTAACGGTCCAGATCCTATTCACAACAG GAGAGCTGGGAACTCCAAACGACCACCCGGACGAGCTTAG